The sequence TATACTGATGACATTTTTGAAGCGCTTGATTTGCAGGATGGCCTGCAAACGCGCTATACTGGAGGTACAGTGTTACATGGCTTTATTGGCGAGAAATTACCAACCATTGAAGCAACTAAAAAATTGGTGAAAAAGATTGCAGAAAATTACCATTTGCCGTATTATACAATTACACCTACATTTTCTGTCTGTCCGGTTCATGGTTATATTGCAGGTGAGCATTATTTTTGTCCAAAATGCGACGCGGAAATAGGTTATGTGGAAAAAGTTGGCAGTATCCATTCAGCGAGCTAATAAAAATATTTAAATAAGTTTGTCTATTTTTAACAAATAGGCAAAACTGGGGAATTATTATGAATACAAAAATGCAACGCACACCCTGTGAGGTGTATTCCCGAGTAGTCGGCTATATTCGCCCTGTCAATCAGTGGAACAAGGGGAAAAGAGCAGAATTTGCAGACAGAAAAGAATATAACAAGCAGCTAGCCGGGTAATGGTTCCTTAAAGGAGGACAGTCTAGTTCTTTAAAGATAAAAACCAGTCCGCGCAGAAATTTTGGGTACAGTTAACCCATAAAAGCGTCAGATAATTTGGCACTCTTATGAGTTAACTGTATTCTCCTTGCAGAGACTGGTTTTTTTAATTAAAATGAAACTACGAATAAGGATACCCGGCTAATTTACAAACCTTCGTTCCGCATGGCGGGACTACGGTTTGCAAAGGCAAATTCAATACAAATATTACAAATTAGTTTTTAGTAGTTTTGTAAATTATAAATTGGACAAATATTAGTATAATTAGTATTAAATTAGTAAATTAGTATCTATGTTAAAGATCGGCGGTTTGCAAAAAATAACTTTAATTGATTATCCTGGCCATTTAGCAGCTACGATTTTTTTAGCTGGCTGTAATTTTCATTGCGGTTTTTGCCATAACCCTGGTTTGGTAGAAATTAAACCCGGCCGAGAGTTTATTTCTGCCCAAGAAATTTTAGATTATTTATGCAAAAGAAAAGGGATTTTGGAAGCTGTCTGCATTAGTGGCGGTGAACCCTTAATCCAGCCGGATTTAAAGGATTTTTTAGCTCAAATTAAGTCTTTGGGTTATTTAATTAAACTGGACACCAATGGGTTTAACCCCGCTTTCTTAAAAGAATTACTAGCCCAGAATTTAATAGATTATATTGCCATGGATATTAAAGCTTCGCTTGCTAAATATGGGGAGATTACAAATGTAAAATCTGATTTTAAAAATATAGAAGAAAGCATCAAGATAATTTTGGCAGGGAACTTGCCATATGAATTTAGAACAACTGTTTTGCCAAAATTTCATGACCCAAAGGAGATGGCAAAAATCGGGCAAATGATTACTGGCGCAAAAAATTACTATTTGCAAAATTTTAGAAATTTTAAAACTCTGGATCCCTCTTTTGCGCAAGAGCAGGCTTTTACCGAGGCTGAATTGCAAAAATTAAGAGAAATAGCCTTAAAATACGTTAAAAATTGTGAAATCAGGAATTAGATTTAAGATATTTGAGATGAATTAAAATGACGATTTTAGAAAAAAAGATTTTATCTTTAGTTAACAAAATCCCCAAGGGGAAAGTAACAACTTATGGCCTTTTAGCGTTAAAAATAGGTAATAGCCGTTTAGCGCGTGTTGTAGGAAATGCTGTACATAAAAATTTAAATATAATCGTGGTTCCTTGCCATCGGGTAGTCAAAAGTGATGGCCAGATCGGCAATTATCGCCTGGGTATTGCCAAAAAGACAGAATTGTTGCAAAATGAGGGTATAAAAATAAAGGCAGGTAAAATTTTAAATTTTACTGATGTCCTTTATAATTTTAATTAAATTTAAAGTTTAGTTAAAATCTGTCCAGGTTTTGACTATTAAAAGGAACTATATGAAAAAATGTAAAAAATGCGGGGCGCCTTTGGAAGGTTTTCTTTATAATACCATTGGCAAATTAATGGGCATTAAGCCATCTGCTTCAGATCCAGAAACATGTAATAAATGCGCTGAAGATAAGACTGAAGAAGCGCCAAAGGCAGAAGAAAAAACTCCAGAAGTTGCCACTCCAGCTGAACCAATAGAAACTCAAGCAGAAGAAAAAGAAGATACTTCACTTTAAAAATTTTTATTTAAAAAATTAAGGGACAGGAAAAATTTATTTTTCCTGTCTTTAATTGGGTAAAATTATGTTTGCACAAAATAATAGTCAGGAGAAAATTTTTTCTAAAAATTTAATAGTTTTGGTTTTGATTTTTAGTTTGATTTTTGGCGGTTTAGCCGGAGCAGGCACAACTTTTTTAATTTTAAATAATTCAGGCAAGGCGGGTATTTTAAATATTCAATCCCAAGAGCAGAATAATTCTAATTTGACTAATAATGCAGGCACCTCCGGCATTGACTTAGAAGCGGCAACTATCAGCGCAGTTAAAAAAACTCAACCTTCAGTTGTCAGTATAATTATTTCCAAAGAAGTCAGCGCTGTGCAGACTCCCAATTTTAATGATTTTTTCCAGCTTGGTTTTCCTTTTCAATTTAATTTTGGCGAACCTGCCCAGCCTGCTCCTTCTCAAGATCAAAAGCCGCAAAAGCAGGAGATTGGCGGTGGTTCTGGTTTTATTGTTTCCAATGATGGCTTAATCATTACCAACAAACACGTGGTGGCAGATGATGCCGCAAGTTATACTGTTTTAACCAATGATGGCAAAAAATATGAGGCTAAAGTTTTAGCCAAAGATCCAACAAATGATTTGGCGGTCATAAAAATAGAGGCCAAAGATTTAACCCCATTAACTTTAGGCGATTCTGATAATATTGAAGTTGGCCAAACAGTGATTGCGATTGGCAATGCCCTGGGAGAATATAGAAATACTGTTACCAGAGGTGTAATTAGTGGGATTAACAGGACAGTCCAGGCTGGCGGCCAGGGATTTACAGAAACTCTGGAAGAAGCGATCCAGACTGATGCAGCTATTAATCCGGGCAATTCAGGCGGTCCGCTTTTAAATTTAAAAGGCGAGGTCATTGGCATGAATACCGCAATTTCCCAATCAGGCCAATTAGTTGGCTTTGCCATACCGATCAATGAAGCCAAACAAGACATAGAGAGCGTGCAAAAAACTGGCAAAATTGTCAGGCCATATTTGGGTGTGCGTTATGTTCTTATCAATAAAGAAATTGTTGAGGCTAATAAATTATCAGTTGATTATGGCGCTTTAATTTCCCGAGGCCAGACAGCAGATGAACTGGCTGTGGTGCCTGGTTCTCCGGCTGATAAAGCGGGCTTGGTTGAAAATGATATTATTTTGGAAATAAATGGCCAGAAAATTGATGAGAGCCATTCATTGGCCAGACTTTTGGCAAAATATGCGCCGGGCGATGAAGTTGAACTTAAGATTTCACACAAAGGGGAAGAAAAGACTGTTAAGGTTAAATTGGAGGAAAGGAAGGATTGATAAATTGTTAAACTGTTAAATGATTAAATTATTAAACTGATAAATTGTTGAATTGTAAAAAGAACAGTCTCGCAATATGGGGCTGTTTTTTTGTATAATATTAGCCACAAATGGGCCTTAATACTTGACTGAATTATATAAATATGCTATAATAACAAATCTAGTAAATTAACAAGTAATAAGCTCAAAAATAGGAGGATTTGGATGAGAAAATTTGAATTAGCCGATCTGGGCGGGTGCTTCCGCGAGGAAGTAGAACAAAATGGTGTTTTTGGAAAGATAATTTCTAGGCATCTCTGCGAAGTCCCCATCATTGATGGGGTATATGCCGATGAAAGATGCAAGGAACCGATTGCTCGTTTGGACGGATGCGTCGAAGATTTGCTTTCAGCCGCTGATCCAGATCTGGATGAGATTTGGACACTGGTAAAGCGTGAGCAAAAGGCCAGGTCTGACGCCATGAATCGGGAGCTTTCCGTATGGGATGCTCAAGCAGAGGCGGACTTTGACCGAGAGGGTGAGATGGAAGAACCAGACGAGCTGAGTTTTACAATCAGCGGGCGATATTTCGCCAACCTTGAAAAGCTCGATGAATTCATCGGAATCTCGGCCGATCTGCATTGGCCGAGTGATACCTGGTGTCCTGAGGAAATGAAGGAACCTGATCCCCAGGAACAATTTCCATTGCCAAAACGTCCCAAGCAGATATATGAGGAGGGGACGCCTCCGAGATTCATGGGTTCCTCTAGGCGGAATTGCGGGCGAAAGCCACGCGGCATTCAAAATTGCCGGGTGAAAATTCGCAGAGCCCGTCATGAGAAGAGGAATGAATTTCGATCTTTGGCAGAGGAAGAAATTATCGAGCAGGAATGCCAAATAGAAGAGGATTATGCTGCGGCTCTGGACTTTGCCCAGCATGGTCAAGTCTGACACTCATAACTTTACGTGCGGCGCATTGATAATCAATGTGCCGCTTTTCTTTTTAATTTAGCTCTTTTCAAAGGAGCTTTTTTTTGTTAGAATTAAGGTAAGTTTGAAAGTTATAAAGTTTATAAAGTATAAAGAAAATATTATGAAATTTGAACGATTTGAGGATATTATTGCTTGGCAAAAAAGTAAAGAATTAGTCATTTCTGCCTATGCTTGTTTTAAAGAATGCATAGATTATAGTTTTAGGAATCAAATACAAAGAGCTGTTATTTCAATTATGAATAATATTGCCGAAGGATTTGAGAGAAAAACAAACAAGGAATTTATAAGATTTTTATATATGGCCAAGGGTTCGTGCGGAGAAGCAAGATCAATGTTATATTTAGCTTTAGAATTAAAATATATTTCAAGAGAAGATTTTGAAAAAAATTATAATATGGCATTAGAAATTTCAAAAATATTATCAGGATTAATAAAATCTTTATAAACTTTCTACTTTATAACTTTTTACTAAATCATGAAAGAAGGAGAATTGATCGTAAAACTTAAAGATTTGCAGCAAAAAATAAAAGAAGCCTGGGGCTTTCTTGGCATTGAGGAAAAAATGCAGGAAATTGAAAAATTAGAAGCCATGATGGGCAAGCCTAGCTTTTGGCTGGAGCAAGATAAGGCCAAAGCGATTAGCCAGAAAGCCAGTGATTTAAAAAAAGAAACAGAAACCTGGCAGAAACTTAAAAAGGAAATTGAGGAAGCTTTAGAATTGGCAAAAATGGATGAGAAAGATCAGTCATTAAGCTTAA is a genomic window of Patescibacteria group bacterium containing:
- a CDS encoding MGMT family protein, with protein sequence MTILEKKILSLVNKIPKGKVTTYGLLALKIGNSRLARVVGNAVHKNLNIIVVPCHRVVKSDGQIGNYRLGIAKKTELLQNEGIKIKAGKILNFTDVLYNFN
- the nrdD gene encoding anaerobic ribonucleoside-triphosphate reductase is translated as MQRTPCEVYSRVVGYIRPVNQWNKGKRAEFADRKEYNKQLAG
- a CDS encoding four helix bundle protein — encoded protein: MKFERFEDIIAWQKSKELVISAYACFKECIDYSFRNQIQRAVISIMNNIAEGFERKTNKEFIRFLYMAKGSCGEARSMLYLALELKYISREDFEKNYNMALEISKILSGLIKSL
- a CDS encoding trypsin-like peptidase domain-containing protein, coding for MFAQNNSQEKIFSKNLIVLVLIFSLIFGGLAGAGTTFLILNNSGKAGILNIQSQEQNNSNLTNNAGTSGIDLEAATISAVKKTQPSVVSIIISKEVSAVQTPNFNDFFQLGFPFQFNFGEPAQPAPSQDQKPQKQEIGGGSGFIVSNDGLIITNKHVVADDAASYTVLTNDGKKYEAKVLAKDPTNDLAVIKIEAKDLTPLTLGDSDNIEVGQTVIAIGNALGEYRNTVTRGVISGINRTVQAGGQGFTETLEEAIQTDAAINPGNSGGPLLNLKGEVIGMNTAISQSGQLVGFAIPINEAKQDIESVQKTGKIVRPYLGVRYVLINKEIVEANKLSVDYGALISRGQTADELAVVPGSPADKAGLVENDIILEINGQKIDESHSLARLLAKYAPGDEVELKISHKGEEKTVKVKLEERKD
- a CDS encoding anaerobic ribonucleoside-triphosphate reductase activating protein, with amino-acid sequence MLKIGGLQKITLIDYPGHLAATIFLAGCNFHCGFCHNPGLVEIKPGREFISAQEILDYLCKRKGILEAVCISGGEPLIQPDLKDFLAQIKSLGYLIKLDTNGFNPAFLKELLAQNLIDYIAMDIKASLAKYGEITNVKSDFKNIEESIKIILAGNLPYEFRTTVLPKFHDPKEMAKIGQMITGAKNYYLQNFRNFKTLDPSFAQEQAFTEAELQKLREIALKYVKNCEIRN